Proteins from a genomic interval of Maniola jurtina chromosome 8, ilManJurt1.1, whole genome shotgun sequence:
- the LOC123867330 gene encoding PHD finger protein 14 isoform X6: MSNPSRGSAKRQVKPIEPQSLLDFDLGEGESSDDSDFRIEDHPEESDDYSINSDDDKKGATNTASSEEQSGSEAEDDYKNTTGKLGEEMCITDLLEKAKQQVFKYPELASVLICAGCLGSRSDDYNEIVECDGCGVTVHEGCYGVSDVASESSTISSASTEPWFCEACKAGVTDPSCELCPNKGGIFKETEVGAWVHLVCALYVPGVAFSEVERLSGVTLFEMAYSRWGARSCALCADATLARTGVCVGCDAGLCKTFFHVTCGQREGLLAEAHSEEAEQADPFYAHCRLHSDKALVKKRKRNWLALQLRTEKRKQELQNKVNEEEKKRIQRKLIKYRKKYSQQKENRNPPWVPTQKMARMIYSSASAMRKFQRKAECMGVDTHALEFQDAQMAALKDVSRRWHVPPAFSVEFVGYYLERNTRVTSLRKSLERLTKENEKLVADDEKLRTDYDEASKENTKALEKLTLTRQGLQKIYDALVTIRPKKTMPAILEDTPLLPPVVARSTPKVTPQQLHKRDNPDARQGKVLSTSLEGALAARECAVCARSSEQHLMAACDTCHHHYHLHCLRPPLQRPPKKSKLYGWQCSECDKTSDSEPEVLEKKVPRRSRIRYSKDGAIISEPHSPGSLPNSPPPKHKLEKSHKIEKPKLNVPTENLSPIKVTIKPYEFTEENESVELKLKRDKRPKFKKEYISTSGGETEISAKKIHKRSFTSPILTNTPLMSITPIVADSPNDSHNEHSNDSANVPPQKDSSLYTQNLSFSALLNDSKERDSKTIESSIESTLANLSSDIAMYKANRKRRKEKHRSRYSPDLLRTPSKSHKHKRKKKTQDMENPGLPHPRITIKIKPIPKPDGSLDTQMFYVPTDSNDGPPPTVIKKHPKHTEVEASKTLLSLPPPLPLNTPDPLATTPENLASDKALANQEKAAIPTESTKPKRSSRARKSAGGSESVSTSNPLPPMTHCDVCKQPGDTSNLVRCDECSKRYHFTCLEPPLNKNPKKRGYSWHCADCDPTDLEDNNN, from the exons ATGAGTAATC CGAGCCGGGGCTCTGCGAAACGGCAAGTGAAGCCGATAGAGCCGCAATCCTTATTGGATTTTGATCTTGGAGAGGGAGAGAGTTCAGACGACTCTGATTTCCGTATTGAAGACCACCCAGAGGAAAGTGATGACTACTCGATAAATAGCGATGATGACAAGA AAGGAGCCACAAACACTGCCAGCTCTGAGGAACAGTCAGGTTCAGAGGCGGAGGATGATTATAAGAATACAACTGGAAAGCTTGGAGAGGAGATGTGCATTACAGATTTACTTGAAAAGGCCAAACAACAAGTATTTAag taTCCTGAGCTGGCAAGTGTACTGATATGTGCTGGTTGCTTGGGCTCAAGGAGTGACGATTACAATGAGATAGTAGAATGTGATGGCTGTGGTGTTACAGTACATGAGG GCTGCTACGGCGTATCTGACGTCGCCAGTGAGTCAAGCACAATAAGCTCTGCCTCCACAGAGCCCTGGTTCTGTGAGGCGTGCAAAGCTGGCGTTACTGATCCCAGCTGTGAACTATGTCCCAACAAAG GTGGTATTTTCAAAGAGACTGAGGTTGGAGCGTGGGTTCATCTGGTATGTGCCCTATATGTACCAGGAGTAGCTTtttcagag GTAGAACGTCTGTCAGGCGTGACGTTGTTCGAGATGGCGTACTCGCGCTGGGGCGCGCGCTCGTGCGCGCTGTGCGCCGACGCGACGCTGGCGCGCACCGGCGTGTGCGTCGGCTGCGACGCGGGCCTCTGCAAGACGTTTTTCCACGTCACGTG TGGCCAGCGCGAAGGTCTGTTGGCCGAGGCGCACTCGGAGGAGGCGGAGCAGGCGGACCCGTTCTACGCGCATTGCCGCCTGCACTCCGACAAGGCGCTCGTCAAGAAACGCAAGCGGAACTGGCTGGCGCTGCAGCTCCGGACAGAGAAGCG CAAACAGGAGTTGCAAAACAAAGTTAATGAAGAGGAGAAAAAAAGGATTCAACGTAAATTGATCAAATATAGAAAAAAGTATTCACAGCAGAAAGAGAACAGAAATCCACCATGGG TGCCGACGCAGAAGATGGCGCGCATGATCTACAGCAGCGCGTCGGCGATGCGCAAGTTCCAGCGGAAGGCCGAATGCATGGGCGTCGATACGCACGCACTCGAGTTTCAGGACGCACAG ATGGCAGCACTAAAAGACGTGTCCAGGCGTTGGCACGTGCCCCCCGCGTTCTCCGTAGAGTTCGTGGGATACTACCTCGAGAGGAACACTCGCGTCACCTCGCTAAGGAAATCTCTAGAGAGACTCACTAAGGAGAATGAGAAGTTAGTGGCAGACGATGAGAAGTTACGAACGGATTATGATGAG GCCTCAAAAGAAAACACCAAGGCGTTAGAAAAGCTCACATTAACGCGTCAAGGCCTGCAGAAGATCTATGATGCGCTAGTGACGATACGGCCAAAGAAGACGATGCCCGCTATACTGGAGGACACGCCTCTGTTGCCGCCCGTCGTGGCGCGCTCCACGCCTAAAGTGACGCCACAGCAGTTGCATAAACG CGACAACCCGGACGCTCGCCAAGGGAAGGTCTTGTCTACTTCGTTGGAAG GCGCGCTGGCGGCGCGAGAGTGTGCCGTGTGCGCGCGCAGCAGCGAGCAGCACCTCATGGCGGCGTGCGACACGTGCCACCACCACTACCACCTGCACTGCCTGCGCCCGCCGCTGCAGCGCCCGCCCAAGAAGAGCAAGCTGTACGGATG GCAATGTTCCGAATGTGATAAAACCTCAGATTCAGAGCCAGAAGTACTCGAAAAGAAAGTCCCTCGACGCTCGCGAATTAGATACAGCAAAGACGGAGCGATTATATCGGAACCACACAGCCCCGGCTCCTTACCGAACTCGCCGCCGCCCAAACACAAACTGGAAAAATCTCATAAGATCGAGAAACCTAAACTTAATGTTCCTACAGAGAACTTATCGCCTATTAAAGTGACGATAAAACCATACGAATTCACAGAAGAAAACGAAAGTGTAGAATTGAAATTAAAGAGAGACAAAAGACCAAAATTTAAGAAGGAATACATATCAACATCTGGAGGGGAAACTGAGATCTCAGCGAAGAAAATTCATAAGCGGAGTTTCACGTCGCCCATTTTGACAAATACTCCATTGATGTCAATAACACCGATAGTGGCTGACAGTCCCAATGATTCGCACAACGAACATTCGAATGATTCCGCTAACGTACCACCACAGAAGGACTCTAGTTTGTACACCCAAAACTTGTCATTTTCAGCGTTACTAAACGATTCGAAGGAAAGAGACAGCAAAACTATAGAAAGTTCCATAGAAAGTACGCTCGCCAATCTATCTTCCGATATCGCGATGTACAAAGCGAATAGGAAACGAAGGAAGGAGAAGCACAGATCTAGATATTCCCCAGATTTGTTGCGTACGCCGTCGAAATCACATAAACATAAGCGAAAGAAGAAGACTCAAGACATGGAAAATCCTGGACTTCCACATCCTAGGATCACAATTAAA ATCAAACCGATTCCAAAACCGGATGGCTCTTTGGATACACAGATGTTCTACGTGCCAACGGACAGCAATGATGGACCACCTCCTACAGTTATTAAAAAACATCCTAAG CACACTGAAGTAGAAGCGTCGAAGACTTTGCTGAGCCTGCCACCGCCACTGCCTCTCAACACGCCTGATCCTCTAGCTACCACTCCTGAAAAC CTTGCTAGCGATAAGGCTCTTGCAAATCAGGAGAAAGCCGCGATACCTACAGAGTCTACAAAGCCAAAG CGTTCTAGTCGCGCCCGTAAAAGCGCGGGGGGCTCCGAAAGCGTCTCGACGAGCAACCCGCTCCCTCCTATGACTCATTGCGACGTGTGCAAGCAGCCCGGCGACACTAGCAATCTTGTCAG ATGCGACGAGTGTAGCAAGCGGTACCACTTTACTTGTCTCGAGCCACCGCTGAACAAGAATCCGAAAAAGCGCGGCTACTCGTGGCATTGTGCCGACTGCGACCCCACT GACTTGGAAGACAATAACAACTGA
- the LOC123867330 gene encoding PHD finger protein 14 isoform X4 — translation MSNPSRGSAKRQVKPIEPQSLLDFDLGEGESSDDSDFRIEDHPEESDDYSINSDDDKKGATNTASSEEQSGSEAEDDYKNTTGKLGEEMCITDLLEKAKQQVFKYPELASVLICAGCLGSRSDDYNEIVECDGCGVTVHEGCYGVSDVASESSTISSASTEPWFCEACKAGVTDPSCELCPNKGGIFKETEVGAWVHLVCALYVPGVAFSEVERLSGVTLFEMAYSRWGARSCALCADATLARTGVCVGCDAGLCKTFFHVTCGQREGLLAEAHSEEAEQADPFYAHCRLHSDKALVKKRKRNWLALQLRTEKRKQELQNKVNEEEKKRIQRKLIKYRKKYSQQKENRNPPWVPTQKMARMIYSSASAMRKFQRKAECMGVDTHALEFQDAQMAALKDVSRRWHVPPAFSVEFVGYYLERNTRVTSLRKSLERLTKENEKLVADDEKLRTDYDEASKENTKALEKLTLTRQGLQKIYDALVTIRPKKTMPAILEDTPLLPPVVARSTPKVTPQQLHKRSISVPTAAALKMGVGFPLSDNPDARQGKVLSTSLEGALAARECAVCARSSEQHLMAACDTCHHHYHLHCLRPPLQRPPKKSKLYGWQCSECDKTSDSEPEVLEKKVPRRSRIRYSKDGAIISEPHSPGSLPNSPPPKHKLEKSHKIEKPKLNVPTENLSPIKVTIKPYEFTEENESVELKLKRDKRPKFKKEYISTSGGETEISAKKIHKRSFTSPILTNTPLMSITPIVADSPNDSHNEHSNDSANVPPQKDSSLYTQNLSFSALLNDSKERDSKTIESSIESTLANLSSDIAMYKANRKRRKEKHRSRYSPDLLRTPSKSHKHKRKKKTQDMENPGLPHPRITIKIKPIPKPDGSLDTQMFYVPTDSNDGPPPTVIKKHPKHTEVEASKTLLSLPPPLPLNTPDPLATTPENLASDKALANQEKAAIPTESTKPKRSSRARKSAGGSESVSTSNPLPPMTHCDVCKQPGDTSNLVRCDECSKRYHFTCLEPPLNKNPKKRGYSWHCADCDPTDLEDNNN, via the exons ATGAGTAATC CGAGCCGGGGCTCTGCGAAACGGCAAGTGAAGCCGATAGAGCCGCAATCCTTATTGGATTTTGATCTTGGAGAGGGAGAGAGTTCAGACGACTCTGATTTCCGTATTGAAGACCACCCAGAGGAAAGTGATGACTACTCGATAAATAGCGATGATGACAAGA AAGGAGCCACAAACACTGCCAGCTCTGAGGAACAGTCAGGTTCAGAGGCGGAGGATGATTATAAGAATACAACTGGAAAGCTTGGAGAGGAGATGTGCATTACAGATTTACTTGAAAAGGCCAAACAACAAGTATTTAag taTCCTGAGCTGGCAAGTGTACTGATATGTGCTGGTTGCTTGGGCTCAAGGAGTGACGATTACAATGAGATAGTAGAATGTGATGGCTGTGGTGTTACAGTACATGAGG GCTGCTACGGCGTATCTGACGTCGCCAGTGAGTCAAGCACAATAAGCTCTGCCTCCACAGAGCCCTGGTTCTGTGAGGCGTGCAAAGCTGGCGTTACTGATCCCAGCTGTGAACTATGTCCCAACAAAG GTGGTATTTTCAAAGAGACTGAGGTTGGAGCGTGGGTTCATCTGGTATGTGCCCTATATGTACCAGGAGTAGCTTtttcagag GTAGAACGTCTGTCAGGCGTGACGTTGTTCGAGATGGCGTACTCGCGCTGGGGCGCGCGCTCGTGCGCGCTGTGCGCCGACGCGACGCTGGCGCGCACCGGCGTGTGCGTCGGCTGCGACGCGGGCCTCTGCAAGACGTTTTTCCACGTCACGTG TGGCCAGCGCGAAGGTCTGTTGGCCGAGGCGCACTCGGAGGAGGCGGAGCAGGCGGACCCGTTCTACGCGCATTGCCGCCTGCACTCCGACAAGGCGCTCGTCAAGAAACGCAAGCGGAACTGGCTGGCGCTGCAGCTCCGGACAGAGAAGCG CAAACAGGAGTTGCAAAACAAAGTTAATGAAGAGGAGAAAAAAAGGATTCAACGTAAATTGATCAAATATAGAAAAAAGTATTCACAGCAGAAAGAGAACAGAAATCCACCATGGG TGCCGACGCAGAAGATGGCGCGCATGATCTACAGCAGCGCGTCGGCGATGCGCAAGTTCCAGCGGAAGGCCGAATGCATGGGCGTCGATACGCACGCACTCGAGTTTCAGGACGCACAG ATGGCAGCACTAAAAGACGTGTCCAGGCGTTGGCACGTGCCCCCCGCGTTCTCCGTAGAGTTCGTGGGATACTACCTCGAGAGGAACACTCGCGTCACCTCGCTAAGGAAATCTCTAGAGAGACTCACTAAGGAGAATGAGAAGTTAGTGGCAGACGATGAGAAGTTACGAACGGATTATGATGAG GCCTCAAAAGAAAACACCAAGGCGTTAGAAAAGCTCACATTAACGCGTCAAGGCCTGCAGAAGATCTATGATGCGCTAGTGACGATACGGCCAAAGAAGACGATGCCCGCTATACTGGAGGACACGCCTCTGTTGCCGCCCGTCGTGGCGCGCTCCACGCCTAAAGTGACGCCACAGCAGTTGCATAAACG GTCAATTTCTGTACCCACCGCGGCTGCACTTAAGATGGGCGTTGGTTTTCCTCTTAGCGACAACCCGGACGCTCGCCAAGGGAAGGTCTTGTCTACTTCGTTGGAAG GCGCGCTGGCGGCGCGAGAGTGTGCCGTGTGCGCGCGCAGCAGCGAGCAGCACCTCATGGCGGCGTGCGACACGTGCCACCACCACTACCACCTGCACTGCCTGCGCCCGCCGCTGCAGCGCCCGCCCAAGAAGAGCAAGCTGTACGGATG GCAATGTTCCGAATGTGATAAAACCTCAGATTCAGAGCCAGAAGTACTCGAAAAGAAAGTCCCTCGACGCTCGCGAATTAGATACAGCAAAGACGGAGCGATTATATCGGAACCACACAGCCCCGGCTCCTTACCGAACTCGCCGCCGCCCAAACACAAACTGGAAAAATCTCATAAGATCGAGAAACCTAAACTTAATGTTCCTACAGAGAACTTATCGCCTATTAAAGTGACGATAAAACCATACGAATTCACAGAAGAAAACGAAAGTGTAGAATTGAAATTAAAGAGAGACAAAAGACCAAAATTTAAGAAGGAATACATATCAACATCTGGAGGGGAAACTGAGATCTCAGCGAAGAAAATTCATAAGCGGAGTTTCACGTCGCCCATTTTGACAAATACTCCATTGATGTCAATAACACCGATAGTGGCTGACAGTCCCAATGATTCGCACAACGAACATTCGAATGATTCCGCTAACGTACCACCACAGAAGGACTCTAGTTTGTACACCCAAAACTTGTCATTTTCAGCGTTACTAAACGATTCGAAGGAAAGAGACAGCAAAACTATAGAAAGTTCCATAGAAAGTACGCTCGCCAATCTATCTTCCGATATCGCGATGTACAAAGCGAATAGGAAACGAAGGAAGGAGAAGCACAGATCTAGATATTCCCCAGATTTGTTGCGTACGCCGTCGAAATCACATAAACATAAGCGAAAGAAGAAGACTCAAGACATGGAAAATCCTGGACTTCCACATCCTAGGATCACAATTAAA ATCAAACCGATTCCAAAACCGGATGGCTCTTTGGATACACAGATGTTCTACGTGCCAACGGACAGCAATGATGGACCACCTCCTACAGTTATTAAAAAACATCCTAAG CACACTGAAGTAGAAGCGTCGAAGACTTTGCTGAGCCTGCCACCGCCACTGCCTCTCAACACGCCTGATCCTCTAGCTACCACTCCTGAAAAC CTTGCTAGCGATAAGGCTCTTGCAAATCAGGAGAAAGCCGCGATACCTACAGAGTCTACAAAGCCAAAG CGTTCTAGTCGCGCCCGTAAAAGCGCGGGGGGCTCCGAAAGCGTCTCGACGAGCAACCCGCTCCCTCCTATGACTCATTGCGACGTGTGCAAGCAGCCCGGCGACACTAGCAATCTTGTCAG ATGCGACGAGTGTAGCAAGCGGTACCACTTTACTTGTCTCGAGCCACCGCTGAACAAGAATCCGAAAAAGCGCGGCTACTCGTGGCATTGTGCCGACTGCGACCCCACT GACTTGGAAGACAATAACAACTGA
- the LOC123867330 gene encoding PHD finger protein 14 isoform X5 — translation MSNPSRGSAKRQVKPIEPQSLLDFDLGEGESSDDSDFRIEDHPEESDDYSINSDDDKKGATNTASSEEQSGSEAEDDYKNTTGKLGEEMCITDLLEKAKQQVFKYPELASVLICAGCLGSRSDDYNEIVECDGCGVTVHEGCYGVSDVASESSTISSASTEPWFCEACKAGVTDPSCELCPNKGGIFKETEVGAWVHLVCALYVPGVAFSEVERLSGVTLFEMAYSRWGARSCALCADATLARTGVCVGCDAGLCKTFFHVTCGQREGLLAEAHSEEAEQADPFYAHCRLHSDKALVKKRKRNWLALQLRTEKRKQELQNKVNEEEKKRIQRKLIKYRKKYSQQKENRNPPWVPTQKMARMIYSSASAMRKFQRKAECMGVDTHALEFQDAQMAALKDVSRRWHVPPAFSVEFVGYYLERNTRVTSLRKSLERLTKENEKLVADDEKLRTDYDEASKENTKALEKLTLTRQGLQKIYDALVTIRPKKTMPAILEDTPLLPPVVARSTPKVTPQQLHKRDNPDARQGKVLSTSLEATGALAARECAVCARSSEQHLMAACDTCHHHYHLHCLRPPLQRPPKKSKLYGWQCSECDKTSDSEPEVLEKKVPRRSRIRYSKDGAIISEPHSPGSLPNSPPPKHKLEKSHKIEKPKLNVPTENLSPIKVTIKPYEFTEENESVELKLKRDKRPKFKKEYISTSGGETEISAKKIHKRSFTSPILTNTPLMSITPIVADSPNDSHNEHSNDSANVPPQKDSSLYTQNLSFSALLNDSKERDSKTIESSIESTLANLSSDIAMYKANRKRRKEKHRSRYSPDLLRTPSKSHKHKRKKKTQDMENPGLPHPRITIKIKPIPKPDGSLDTQMFYVPTDSNDGPPPTVIKKHPKHTEVEASKTLLSLPPPLPLNTPDPLATTPENLASDKALANQEKAAIPTESTKPKRSSRARKSAGGSESVSTSNPLPPMTHCDVCKQPGDTSNLVRCDECSKRYHFTCLEPPLNKNPKKRGYSWHCADCDPTDLEDNNN, via the exons ATGAGTAATC CGAGCCGGGGCTCTGCGAAACGGCAAGTGAAGCCGATAGAGCCGCAATCCTTATTGGATTTTGATCTTGGAGAGGGAGAGAGTTCAGACGACTCTGATTTCCGTATTGAAGACCACCCAGAGGAAAGTGATGACTACTCGATAAATAGCGATGATGACAAGA AAGGAGCCACAAACACTGCCAGCTCTGAGGAACAGTCAGGTTCAGAGGCGGAGGATGATTATAAGAATACAACTGGAAAGCTTGGAGAGGAGATGTGCATTACAGATTTACTTGAAAAGGCCAAACAACAAGTATTTAag taTCCTGAGCTGGCAAGTGTACTGATATGTGCTGGTTGCTTGGGCTCAAGGAGTGACGATTACAATGAGATAGTAGAATGTGATGGCTGTGGTGTTACAGTACATGAGG GCTGCTACGGCGTATCTGACGTCGCCAGTGAGTCAAGCACAATAAGCTCTGCCTCCACAGAGCCCTGGTTCTGTGAGGCGTGCAAAGCTGGCGTTACTGATCCCAGCTGTGAACTATGTCCCAACAAAG GTGGTATTTTCAAAGAGACTGAGGTTGGAGCGTGGGTTCATCTGGTATGTGCCCTATATGTACCAGGAGTAGCTTtttcagag GTAGAACGTCTGTCAGGCGTGACGTTGTTCGAGATGGCGTACTCGCGCTGGGGCGCGCGCTCGTGCGCGCTGTGCGCCGACGCGACGCTGGCGCGCACCGGCGTGTGCGTCGGCTGCGACGCGGGCCTCTGCAAGACGTTTTTCCACGTCACGTG TGGCCAGCGCGAAGGTCTGTTGGCCGAGGCGCACTCGGAGGAGGCGGAGCAGGCGGACCCGTTCTACGCGCATTGCCGCCTGCACTCCGACAAGGCGCTCGTCAAGAAACGCAAGCGGAACTGGCTGGCGCTGCAGCTCCGGACAGAGAAGCG CAAACAGGAGTTGCAAAACAAAGTTAATGAAGAGGAGAAAAAAAGGATTCAACGTAAATTGATCAAATATAGAAAAAAGTATTCACAGCAGAAAGAGAACAGAAATCCACCATGGG TGCCGACGCAGAAGATGGCGCGCATGATCTACAGCAGCGCGTCGGCGATGCGCAAGTTCCAGCGGAAGGCCGAATGCATGGGCGTCGATACGCACGCACTCGAGTTTCAGGACGCACAG ATGGCAGCACTAAAAGACGTGTCCAGGCGTTGGCACGTGCCCCCCGCGTTCTCCGTAGAGTTCGTGGGATACTACCTCGAGAGGAACACTCGCGTCACCTCGCTAAGGAAATCTCTAGAGAGACTCACTAAGGAGAATGAGAAGTTAGTGGCAGACGATGAGAAGTTACGAACGGATTATGATGAG GCCTCAAAAGAAAACACCAAGGCGTTAGAAAAGCTCACATTAACGCGTCAAGGCCTGCAGAAGATCTATGATGCGCTAGTGACGATACGGCCAAAGAAGACGATGCCCGCTATACTGGAGGACACGCCTCTGTTGCCGCCCGTCGTGGCGCGCTCCACGCCTAAAGTGACGCCACAGCAGTTGCATAAACG CGACAACCCGGACGCTCGCCAAGGGAAGGTCTTGTCTACTTCGTTGGAAG CCACAGGCGCGCTGGCGGCGCGAGAGTGTGCCGTGTGCGCGCGCAGCAGCGAGCAGCACCTCATGGCGGCGTGCGACACGTGCCACCACCACTACCACCTGCACTGCCTGCGCCCGCCGCTGCAGCGCCCGCCCAAGAAGAGCAAGCTGTACGGATG GCAATGTTCCGAATGTGATAAAACCTCAGATTCAGAGCCAGAAGTACTCGAAAAGAAAGTCCCTCGACGCTCGCGAATTAGATACAGCAAAGACGGAGCGATTATATCGGAACCACACAGCCCCGGCTCCTTACCGAACTCGCCGCCGCCCAAACACAAACTGGAAAAATCTCATAAGATCGAGAAACCTAAACTTAATGTTCCTACAGAGAACTTATCGCCTATTAAAGTGACGATAAAACCATACGAATTCACAGAAGAAAACGAAAGTGTAGAATTGAAATTAAAGAGAGACAAAAGACCAAAATTTAAGAAGGAATACATATCAACATCTGGAGGGGAAACTGAGATCTCAGCGAAGAAAATTCATAAGCGGAGTTTCACGTCGCCCATTTTGACAAATACTCCATTGATGTCAATAACACCGATAGTGGCTGACAGTCCCAATGATTCGCACAACGAACATTCGAATGATTCCGCTAACGTACCACCACAGAAGGACTCTAGTTTGTACACCCAAAACTTGTCATTTTCAGCGTTACTAAACGATTCGAAGGAAAGAGACAGCAAAACTATAGAAAGTTCCATAGAAAGTACGCTCGCCAATCTATCTTCCGATATCGCGATGTACAAAGCGAATAGGAAACGAAGGAAGGAGAAGCACAGATCTAGATATTCCCCAGATTTGTTGCGTACGCCGTCGAAATCACATAAACATAAGCGAAAGAAGAAGACTCAAGACATGGAAAATCCTGGACTTCCACATCCTAGGATCACAATTAAA ATCAAACCGATTCCAAAACCGGATGGCTCTTTGGATACACAGATGTTCTACGTGCCAACGGACAGCAATGATGGACCACCTCCTACAGTTATTAAAAAACATCCTAAG CACACTGAAGTAGAAGCGTCGAAGACTTTGCTGAGCCTGCCACCGCCACTGCCTCTCAACACGCCTGATCCTCTAGCTACCACTCCTGAAAAC CTTGCTAGCGATAAGGCTCTTGCAAATCAGGAGAAAGCCGCGATACCTACAGAGTCTACAAAGCCAAAG CGTTCTAGTCGCGCCCGTAAAAGCGCGGGGGGCTCCGAAAGCGTCTCGACGAGCAACCCGCTCCCTCCTATGACTCATTGCGACGTGTGCAAGCAGCCCGGCGACACTAGCAATCTTGTCAG ATGCGACGAGTGTAGCAAGCGGTACCACTTTACTTGTCTCGAGCCACCGCTGAACAAGAATCCGAAAAAGCGCGGCTACTCGTGGCATTGTGCCGACTGCGACCCCACT GACTTGGAAGACAATAACAACTGA